In one Brevibacillus composti genomic region, the following are encoded:
- the rimO gene encoding 30S ribosomal protein S12 methylthiotransferase RimO, whose protein sequence is MTEKVGSREKVAIVTLGCEKNLVDSDMMAHLIDEKGYELVDNPEEATVVIVNTCGFIDAAKEESVNKILDMAELKDSGKLKSLVVAGCLTQRYKEDILNEIPEVDGIVGTGDFMSITGIIEESLAGKRPVYVGNPVFTYEEVVKRKVKSGTYSAYLKIAEGCDNACTFCSIPIMRGGFRSRTIESIVEEAKHLAEQGIVEISLIAQDSTNYGTDIYGGKHMLPELLNRLAEVEGIQWLRLHYAYPGFFTDELIEVFATNPKVCKYVDMPLQHSEDHILKKMRRPGRQRDSRELLLKIRSQVPDVALRTSLIVGFPGETEEDFERLCEFVKDVRFDRLGVFTYSNEDDTAATRLPDHVDEETKEKRANILMEIQREIAAERNGRFVGRELDVLIERYEGRNDIYVGRTQYDAPEIDGEVFVTGYQGELGKIVKVRITHSYEYDLAGEVV, encoded by the coding sequence ATGACAGAGAAGGTAGGCTCACGAGAAAAAGTTGCGATCGTAACATTGGGCTGTGAGAAGAATCTCGTCGATTCGGATATGATGGCTCATTTGATAGATGAGAAAGGCTACGAGCTGGTCGACAATCCTGAGGAAGCGACCGTCGTTATTGTCAATACCTGCGGATTCATTGATGCGGCCAAGGAAGAATCGGTGAACAAGATTCTGGACATGGCGGAGCTGAAGGATTCCGGCAAGCTGAAATCGCTTGTAGTGGCAGGCTGTCTCACGCAACGGTACAAAGAGGATATCCTGAATGAGATTCCTGAGGTGGACGGCATTGTCGGCACAGGCGATTTTATGTCTATCACCGGCATTATCGAGGAATCGCTTGCAGGCAAGCGTCCTGTCTACGTGGGCAATCCCGTTTTTACCTACGAAGAAGTTGTAAAAAGAAAAGTGAAATCCGGTACCTATTCCGCCTATCTGAAAATTGCCGAAGGCTGCGACAACGCCTGTACCTTTTGCAGTATTCCGATCATGCGCGGAGGATTTCGCAGCCGGACAATCGAATCTATCGTGGAAGAGGCCAAACATTTGGCCGAGCAGGGAATTGTGGAGATCAGTCTGATTGCACAGGACTCTACGAATTACGGTACGGATATTTACGGCGGCAAGCACATGCTGCCTGAGCTGCTGAACCGCTTGGCTGAAGTAGAAGGAATCCAGTGGCTCCGCCTCCATTACGCTTATCCCGGCTTTTTCACGGACGAGCTGATCGAAGTGTTTGCCACCAACCCGAAAGTATGCAAGTACGTGGATATGCCCCTGCAGCACTCCGAGGATCATATCCTCAAAAAAATGCGCCGCCCAGGCCGCCAGCGGGATTCACGCGAGCTGCTTTTGAAAATCCGCTCCCAAGTGCCGGATGTGGCTCTAAGAACCTCTTTGATCGTCGGATTCCCGGGCGAAACTGAAGAGGATTTTGAACGTCTGTGCGAGTTTGTGAAGGACGTCCGCTTTGATCGGTTGGGCGTGTTTACCTACTCCAATGAAGACGACACGGCAGCGACCCGGCTCCCGGACCACGTCGATGAAGAGACAAAGGAAAAGCGCGCCAATATCCTGATGGAAATCCAGCGGGAGATTGCCGCAGAGCGGAATGGACGCTTTGTCGGCCGCGAACTGGATGTGCTGATCGAGCGTTACGAAGGGCGCAACGATATTTACGTTGGCCGCACGCAGTACGATGCCCCGGAGATTGACGGTGAGGTATTTGTCACGGGCTATCAAGGAGAACTGGGCAAAATCGTGAAGGTCAGAATTACACACTCCTATGAATACGACTTGGCCGGGGAGGTAGTCTAG
- the ymfI gene encoding elongation factor P 5-aminopentanone reductase has protein sequence MHSNLPPWALVTGASGEIGGAISLSLAEKGIPLYLHYHQSPHRIEPILQACRERGVPAYALQADLRDTEQIAAMFGAMLTPPLLVVNNASIDHVGLFADVSPGQFDELLAANVRSAFFVTQHALPAMLRERFGRIVNLSSLWGVTGASCEVLYSLSKGAINAFTKALAKELGPNGITVNAVAPGAVQGGMMNRFGPEEIAMLTSEIPAGRLGTPQEIAAVVRFLLSTEASYVTGQIISPNGGWYT, from the coding sequence ATGCACAGCAATTTGCCTCCCTGGGCCTTGGTCACCGGGGCCTCCGGCGAGATTGGCGGAGCGATCAGCCTGTCGCTCGCCGAGAAGGGAATACCGTTGTACCTGCATTACCACCAATCCCCGCACCGGATCGAGCCGATTCTGCAGGCCTGCCGGGAAAGAGGGGTACCCGCATACGCCCTGCAAGCGGATCTGCGCGATACGGAGCAGATCGCGGCGATGTTTGGCGCGATGCTTACGCCGCCGCTGCTCGTCGTCAACAATGCCTCGATCGATCACGTCGGTCTCTTTGCCGACGTGTCGCCGGGGCAATTTGACGAGCTGCTGGCCGCCAATGTCCGCTCCGCCTTTTTTGTGACGCAGCACGCTCTGCCTGCGATGCTGCGCGAGCGGTTTGGGCGGATCGTCAATCTCTCTTCCCTCTGGGGCGTGACCGGGGCCTCCTGCGAGGTTCTGTACTCGCTCAGCAAGGGAGCGATCAACGCATTCACCAAAGCGCTGGCCAAAGAGCTGGGGCCAAACGGGATCACGGTCAATGCTGTCGCTCCCGGCGCCGTGCAGGGCGGGATGATGAACCGCTTCGGTCCGGAGGAAATCGCCATGCTGACGAGCGAGATCCCGGCGGGGCGGCTGGGGACGCCGCAGGAAATAGCCGCCGTCGTCCGCTTTCTGCTCTCGACCGAGGCGAGCTATGTCACCGGACAGATCATCAGTCCCAATGGCGGCTGGTATACGTAG
- the yfmH gene encoding EF-P 5-aminopentanol modification-associated protein YfmH, with protein MQTTVFEQLGETVYHETLPNGLAVYLVPKQGFSKTYAVFTTRYGSIDSHFRLKSGEEVHVPDGIAHFLEHKMFEKKEMDVMHEFSRNGASCNAFTSFNRTAYLFSCTDNLDRNLNLLLNYVQEPYFTDASVEKEKGIIGQEITMYDDNPDWKVYMNLLKAMYQKFPIKIEIAGTIESISHITKEYLYQCYETFYHPGNMVLLVVGSFDPETVMKWVRDNQAAKEFPPTPKIERLFPEEPAPVAESRVEANLAVGLPKCLIGFKEKTNGLTGEALLKRELTTKLVLDIAFGTSSALYQKWYGSGLITESFDFDYSGEKEYGYSIIGGDTPDPDKLVAEVQQGIGELMQRGIDQQDFERAKRKKIGLFLRSLNSVEFIANQFTSYKFNGTELFSVVPALESITREEVEARMREHFLTEQMSVSIVRSASPQE; from the coding sequence ATGCAGACAACCGTATTTGAACAGCTGGGAGAGACGGTCTACCATGAGACGCTGCCAAACGGCCTGGCTGTCTATCTGGTTCCCAAACAGGGCTTCAGCAAGACCTATGCCGTGTTCACGACGAGGTACGGCTCCATCGACAGCCATTTTCGCTTGAAAAGCGGGGAAGAAGTTCATGTGCCGGACGGCATCGCCCACTTTCTGGAGCACAAGATGTTCGAGAAAAAAGAGATGGATGTGATGCATGAATTCAGCCGGAACGGGGCATCCTGCAATGCCTTTACCAGCTTTAACCGGACGGCCTATCTTTTCTCCTGCACCGACAATCTGGACCGCAACCTGAATCTGCTTTTAAACTACGTGCAGGAACCGTACTTTACCGATGCCAGCGTCGAGAAGGAAAAAGGCATCATCGGCCAGGAAATCACCATGTACGACGACAATCCGGACTGGAAAGTGTACATGAATCTGCTCAAGGCGATGTACCAAAAGTTTCCGATCAAGATTGAAATCGCCGGGACGATCGAATCCATCTCCCACATCACCAAGGAGTATCTGTATCAATGCTATGAGACCTTCTACCACCCGGGCAACATGGTGCTTCTCGTCGTCGGTTCCTTCGACCCGGAAACGGTGATGAAGTGGGTCCGGGACAATCAGGCGGCCAAGGAGTTTCCGCCCACGCCCAAAATCGAGCGGCTGTTCCCAGAGGAGCCGGCCCCTGTCGCCGAGAGTCGCGTGGAAGCCAATCTGGCGGTAGGCCTGCCCAAATGCTTGATCGGCTTCAAAGAAAAAACGAACGGATTGACGGGCGAAGCCTTGTTAAAGCGGGAGTTGACCACTAAACTGGTATTGGACATCGCGTTTGGCACCAGTTCGGCTCTCTACCAGAAGTGGTACGGGTCCGGGCTGATTACGGAGAGCTTTGACTTTGACTACAGCGGCGAGAAGGAATACGGGTACTCGATCATCGGCGGCGACACGCCTGATCCTGACAAACTGGTAGCCGAGGTGCAGCAAGGCATCGGCGAGCTGATGCAACGCGGCATCGACCAGCAGGATTTCGAGCGGGCCAAACGGAAGAAGATCGGCCTATTCCTGCGCTCGCTCAATTCCGTCGAGTTTATCGCCAATCAGTTCACCAGCTACAAGTTTAATGGGACGGAGCTGTTCTCCGTGGTGCCGGCGCTGGAGTCGATCACCCGCGAAGAGGTAGAAGCGCGCATGAGGGAGCATTTTCTAACCGAGCAAATGTCTGTTTCCATTGTTCGTTCCGCTTCGCCACAGGAGTAG
- a CDS encoding helix-turn-helix domain-containing protein produces MSELGQVLQRAREEKGITLDDIQRTTKIQRRYLEAIERGHFHLLPGHFYARAFIKSYAEAVGLDPAHIMSHFQSDLPAQPPQEQVERLRRRRVATTSNPLQAGRWVTKTLLVLFIALIFGVTYIAFVNSDSFTTEPVPGSNINPGAEVANPGQGGAPSQVTPPPQAQTPNPPPAAPQSPANPAGQSPVVPDAAATQSVLTFESQQGSLYKYNLAGGEKIMVKIKAVSSDCWYGAAEKQVKNFPKQGTLKKGEEVELELGKTAYIRLGKPMAVEVTVNGVPVDTSTLKFMPSNVSITLAQTAAQ; encoded by the coding sequence GTGTCAGAGCTAGGTCAAGTGCTACAAAGGGCTCGGGAGGAAAAAGGAATCACGCTCGACGATATCCAGCGAACCACAAAAATTCAACGGCGGTATCTGGAAGCCATTGAAAGGGGTCACTTCCACCTGCTGCCGGGCCATTTTTACGCTCGTGCCTTCATAAAAAGCTACGCGGAAGCGGTGGGGTTGGATCCCGCCCACATTATGAGCCATTTTCAGTCGGACCTGCCAGCCCAACCTCCGCAGGAACAGGTCGAAAGACTCCGCCGCCGGCGCGTCGCTACCACCAGCAATCCGCTGCAGGCAGGCAGGTGGGTCACCAAGACATTGCTGGTCTTGTTTATCGCGCTGATTTTCGGAGTCACCTACATCGCCTTCGTAAACAGCGACAGCTTTACGACAGAGCCCGTCCCCGGCAGCAATATAAATCCTGGGGCCGAAGTCGCCAATCCGGGCCAAGGCGGGGCACCTTCTCAGGTGACGCCTCCTCCGCAAGCGCAAACCCCCAATCCGCCTCCGGCTGCCCCACAGTCTCCTGCCAATCCGGCGGGGCAATCGCCTGTGGTACCCGATGCGGCCGCCACTCAATCTGTACTGACTTTTGAATCGCAGCAGGGCTCCCTGTACAAGTACAACCTGGCGGGCGGAGAGAAAATCATGGTGAAGATCAAGGCCGTCAGCAGCGACTGCTGGTACGGGGCGGCTGAGAAGCAGGTGAAGAACTTCCCGAAGCAGGGGACTTTGAAAAAAGGCGAGGAAGTCGAGCTGGAGCTCGGAAAAACGGCATACATTCGCCTGGGCAAACCGATGGCCGTCGAGGTCACCGTCAACGGGGTGCCAGTAGACACGTCCACATTGAAATTCATGCCATCCAATGTCAGCATCACGCTGGCTCAGACGGCAGCGCAATAG
- a CDS encoding DUF3243 domain-containing protein, whose product MSILDNFRDWKEFLGERVEQAKQAGMESDTMENVAYQIGGYLSEQVDPKNDQERLLKQLWDAGDEEQKRALASLMVKLVQDPNNINRGN is encoded by the coding sequence ATGTCGATTCTTGACAATTTTCGTGATTGGAAAGAGTTTCTCGGCGAACGCGTAGAGCAGGCCAAACAAGCAGGGATGGAAAGCGACACTATGGAGAATGTCGCTTACCAGATCGGGGGCTATCTGTCTGAGCAGGTGGATCCAAAGAACGATCAGGAGCGCCTGCTGAAGCAGCTCTGGGACGCTGGCGACGAGGAGCAGAAGCGCGCGCTGGCCTCGCTGATGGTGAAGCTGGTCCAAGACCCCAATAATATTAACCGCGGCAATTAA
- the pgsA gene encoding CDP-diacylglycerol--glycerol-3-phosphate 3-phosphatidyltransferase — MNLANRITIARILLVPVVMFFLLVRYNIGSFTIGSLTMTYNELIAALVFILAASTDGLDGYIARKKKIVTNLGKFLDPLADKLLISAALISLVEMQRLEAWIAIIIISREFAVTGLRLVAAAEGQVISASALGKLKTWVQIVAITAVIIRNFPFAFFGIPFDTVAIWAMVIITLYSGYDYFAKNRNVIQYS, encoded by the coding sequence GTGAATCTCGCCAACCGCATCACTATTGCCAGAATATTACTGGTGCCTGTAGTCATGTTTTTCCTGCTGGTGCGTTACAATATCGGAAGTTTTACCATCGGCAGCCTGACGATGACCTACAACGAGCTGATTGCGGCATTGGTATTTATCCTAGCGGCCAGTACGGATGGTCTTGACGGCTACATCGCCCGTAAAAAAAAGATTGTCACCAACCTCGGGAAGTTCTTGGATCCCTTAGCTGACAAACTGCTGATTTCCGCAGCCCTGATTTCTCTCGTCGAAATGCAGAGGCTGGAGGCTTGGATCGCCATCATTATCATCAGTCGGGAATTTGCTGTGACCGGGCTTCGCCTGGTGGCGGCCGCTGAGGGACAGGTCATTTCTGCCAGTGCCTTGGGCAAACTAAAAACATGGGTCCAGATCGTTGCGATTACAGCGGTGATCATCCGCAACTTTCCCTTTGCATTTTTCGGGATCCCCTTTGATACAGTCGCGATCTGGGCGATGGTGATTATTACGCTGTACTCTGGCTATGACTACTTTGCCAAGAATCGCAATGTCATCCAATACTCGTAG
- a CDS encoding YmfK family protein yields the protein MDMQKEWYLEYEIAKNRPGLLGDVSSILGMLGINIVTINGVDDLRRGMLLTTDDDDKIEVVRNVIQKMDKITITRLRPPTMLDRLAVRHGRYIERDSEEKRTFRFVRDELGLLVDFMAEILKREGHQLIGIRGMPRVGKTESMIAASVSANKRWTFLSSTLLRQTVRNSLAVDEMSADHVYLIDGIVSTMRATEQHHSLLREVMGYSAAKIIEHPDIFVRESEYQLSDFHYIIELRHHPDEEITYELINNRGFDHFDMT from the coding sequence ATGGACATGCAAAAAGAGTGGTACTTGGAATACGAGATCGCAAAAAACCGCCCGGGTCTCCTGGGAGATGTGTCATCGATTCTGGGCATGCTCGGCATTAACATCGTCACCATCAATGGCGTCGACGACTTGCGCAGGGGCATGCTGCTGACGACGGATGATGATGATAAAATCGAAGTTGTGCGCAATGTTATCCAAAAGATGGACAAGATAACCATAACGCGGCTGCGGCCGCCTACGATGCTCGACCGCCTGGCCGTTCGCCATGGCCGGTACATCGAACGGGACAGCGAGGAGAAAAGAACGTTTCGCTTCGTCAGAGACGAGCTGGGCTTGCTCGTCGATTTTATGGCCGAGATACTCAAGCGGGAAGGTCATCAACTGATCGGGATTCGGGGCATGCCCCGCGTCGGCAAGACAGAGTCGATGATCGCGGCCAGCGTGTCCGCCAACAAGCGCTGGACCTTTCTCTCTTCCACTCTCTTGCGGCAAACGGTGCGCAATTCGCTGGCCGTTGATGAGATGTCAGCGGATCATGTATATTTAATTGACGGGATTGTCTCGACGATGCGGGCGACGGAGCAGCACCATTCGCTTTTGCGCGAAGTGATGGGCTATTCTGCCGCGAAAATCATTGAGCATCCCGATATCTTCGTCCGGGAATCCGAATACCAACTGTCCGACTTTCATTATATTATCGAACTGCGTCATCATCCCGATGAGGAAATTACATACGAACTGATTAACAATCGCGGGTTTGATCACTTTGACATGACATAA